TGCTAAAAGTCAGCTGTGCTGGTCCTGAGTAGCTGCTACTAATGAGAGATTGCGGGTCAATTTGCAGAGACTTTTGCTGTAGCTTTGAGCACAAAGTTACCACAGACCCAGGTACCGGGTGAGAATTGGTGATGCTTAGTTGCCTTTGTGCTGCCACCTCTCCTGGATCCGCTGGAAGAGTTTAAAGGGTGGTGAAGTTAGGAATGAGCTGTATTTCCCAGGCATTCATTTAAGGGAGTTCTGAGGGAAAGCATATCTAATTTGCCTTCTAGATGTAGTTGTATTTaagatacagtgaaacgaaTGAGAAATAATTGGGGCAGACGGGGAAGCAGCCTTTCACAAGTAAATAAAAGTCTTGTGATGTGAGCATTCCCTGGGTGGTGCTGGCGAGGGCAGGTGAGACCTGCCTTGGGAGGAGCTGTCTCAGTGGAGTGGCAAAGAGACCGAGGGCTCTGGgccctctctttttctctcatgGCCCCCTAAACGTTATCTGTTCTATGGGGTTGTGTCAGCGCGTGGAAAGGAGCCAGGTTTGAGGAGCAAACAGCACAATTCCCGCAAATCTCTGCTACTAATGCATCCAACCTTGTCTTGGTGTTCTGTCTCTAGATTGCCATTTAcgtgtttttggtttttatacTTTACCTTCTAcagtaaagcaaaagccacgAATGCCACAGCCTGGTTCGATGTTACTGCTGTCACTCTTACTGGCAGGATCCCTGTGTTCGATAGTGGCCAAACCAAAGTGCCTGGAAATGGTCTTTTGTGTGACCTTGCTGCTTCACTGCAAGGTTTGACAAGGTGGAAAATGGGACAAGTTCGTGGATATTCTGACTGAACCATCTAAAGTTTGCCCAGGAGAGGGATACACCGGCAAAGCCTGGAATTTGTTGCTGGTCATGGCCCTTTTTGTGGCCATCTCCACATTAACTCTGTGGCTTGAGACCACATGTCCCAGCAATATAAGCTCTGCCTTGatgctttatttacttttctcctGGAAGTCTGAAAGTCTGTTCCAAACACAAGTTATGGTCATTTAATTACAGAGCTATATTAAAAGATGCTGCAAGTAATTCCTGGCCTGActgccctgccacagctgcttcAGCTGAACAAGCTTGTGCTCTCACTCTTCCCCAGCAAGCAACTGGCATAAACTACACGTGGTAGTTTAAATCAGCTCTATGACACTGGCTGGCACATCTCTGCTTATGTAGTCTAGTAGATACTGCAATTCTTtcaggtggttgtttttttgtttttgtttttttaatgatcttaaaattgtttttcctttaatagtTTAGCTTTTGTGGTACTTTCCCCCTCTGGGGACAAGAGCCCTCAGGTTTGTTGTCGTGGAAAACAGCTACAGATCAAGGATTTAATGCTTTTAGAGTGGGTGGTAATGTTGAGGGTCTCTGATCAGAGGCATTTTGTTCACTCAAAACATACAGTTCAGACTGTTCATGCAGTTCAGAGCCTAAACTCCACGGTGTTCCTCTGAGGAGGAACAAAATATTCCACAGTTTGCATAAGTGAGGGGAAGAGGGCCCTCCTTTTGAGGCAGGAGTTTTGTTGCTGGAATTTCCTGGCCAGGGAATGACATACTGCAGGTTTTGCGGAAAGATATCCGCAGGGAATATCTACTTGGCTTTCTGTGCTTTGGGGACTCCTGGTTCAGTTCCCTGCCACTGCACTGAATTGTTTCTGAGCACCCACGTGCCTTGGCTCTGTCTGTGAAAGCACTGTAAGAGCACTCCCTGAGGAAGAGTAGATTTGGGATTTAATTCACTGCTTGATTCACGAGGTGGATTTTCCCACCTTGGATGCAAGGCGTTTAACTGAAGCAGGACATCGCCTTGGAACGTAACCAGCCAGGCCCACGAAGGAGGAACATGTGGTGTTTCTCATGGACTTTCCCATCTCTCTTTGCCCCGTTTTCTTGATATGGTGGCTGTCAATAATTTAGCAGGAGTCATTCCCAAGGTCAGGAGCATGTCTGTACAGACCCTCTTGTGCAGGGCTTGACAGAGCTTTTGTTTTCTAACAGCTGAAACAGAGAAGGGATCTGCAGACCACTTGGATCTGGCTGGCTTGCCCCCTCGCCCAAAAGAAGCAGATAGTCTGCAGATGACACCACCTTCTCCAGATTCCAGGAAGAAGGCCAGAGGAATCAAGAAGCTGTTTGGAAGGTAAGTAAAAGATGAGAGATGACCGTTCTCCAGAGCTGGGGCTTGGGCAGGGGTTTGCTGGGAACAcgcctcctcttctcccctgcCAGTGTGGCTCTATGGTGTCATATcccaagagcaggagcccgTGTGGTGTTTGGGAGATTTAACAGTAGGCTGGGGGCAGGTAGAAGAGGAGCTACAAGCCCTAGGGGAGATCTTGGCCTGTGTTGGTTGCAGTGGCAGCAGAAACATGCCTTTTCCTTAGCCAAATGTGAATGTGCTTTCTTCCCTTTAGACTTAAAAGAAGTCAGTCCACCACCTTCAACCCGGACGACATGTCCGAGACGGAGTTCAAAAGAGGAGGGACGAGAGCAACTGCAGGGCCCCGGTTGGGCTGGTCCCGGGACCTGGGGCAGTCCCACAGGTGAGGCACGAGTGGGGACCAGGTGTCGGTGCTTGGATCCCAGCGGCACCCAAAGGAGGAGGGCAGTGCCAAAATGAGGCATCCCCTCTCCTGGCTGAGCaaacccaggctgctccctcctctgAGAGAGGgtctctgcagggctgagctgggctgggggctggggtcctgctgctgagctcttGCCTTCGCAGGACGGGGCTGTGAGACGGAGCGTGAGCCCTCGTGTGGCAATGACAGATCCTCCTTCTGgccctttcctgctgcacttCCAGGGATTAAAGGAGAGAGTGAAGCCTTCCAGTCTCACTCCAGAGCTGTAGCCATGCTaggcagcagaggaggctcTTTTCAGTAGGATTATAGGAGCCTGTGTTTATTGTGACAGTGGCAACAGATCAGCGCCCAGCACTTCATCGTGCTGATGGTTCACCCTCAGAGATAGTCCCAGCTCCCACAAGATGTGAACTAGGCTTGATTTTTTGGTTTCTCATTATTTATGAGAACAGGAGATTGGAAGCACGGGATTTATCAGTCTTTTTTGGGTAAACTCTCCCGCAGTGAGCTGGACATGCCTTTCGCAAAGTGGACCAAGGAGCAGGTTTGCAACTGGCTACAGGACCAAGGGCTTGGCTCTTACATCAATAATGGCAGGCACTGGATATTGTCTGGGCAAACACTTCTGCAGGCTTCTCAGCAGGATCTGGAAAAGGTGAGGAATACCAGAAACGCTCCTTTCAAATAAAGgtacaaaaaaatcacagtttctGTGAATGTAAATCAGGTCTGTAAAGTGCACCTGGTAAAAAGCTGTAAACTAGATGAGTTTTCAAAATACTGTCACCTGCAGTGATGTCAAATCCATTTCTTTGTAGCTGAAGTTTTGCAGAAATTTAGTGCTCTGTAATGAAGCTAATAATTACAAATACATGATTTAACTTCATTAAGCATGGACACATCAATTGACTGTAGCACCTTCTAAAAATATGCATGTGAAGCTGCCTCATTATCATATGAGTTTGTAGCCTTGCTTCATTAGCACTCATATGTGCTACAGTTATTTTATGCCTATGTTAGAAGGGTGTGAAAAGGTGCTATTTTGGTCTAATTGtattttctgtccattttataCAAAGAGAAATGAGGATTCGTTACACACAGGTTGATCAGTCTCTGTCTTTAATTGCTGCAGGATTGCttgtctatttttaaaaatgagaaacacagaagaaattaattcaatttataCTTTTAATCCATAGTATTTGCTACAATTTggattttcagcttttaaaaagtccctctcctcACCAAATAGTAAGCCTGTTTTCTCAATTGGGTAGTTACACTACAACTGGAATAAGAGAAGTAATGGCTTCTAAAAGTGTTATCGGAGGTAACATTAACCAGCAGGCACTGCTGAAAGTGGAAATGGGATTAAAGAGATCCTGGGATAGCTGCACTTGGCAACTAAACTGGGGAATGATGTTACGCATTTGGAACCATGAATGAATTTTAGTTGTTCTTGGGACATTCCTGTGCTCTTAACTAAATAGTTATTTTAACTTTACCTGCCTAAGTGAGACGGGAGGAATGAATCCCAGCAAGTATTTTTTTGATTGCTAGCATTTTAATTATATtgtggaatttttcttttttttacctgttATGAGAATATTGTGGCAAACATTTTAATTCAGTTTGAAATCCATCACTCCTTGAAATTAACCTACCACACTGTGAAACTACTCCACCCCAGTAAGCGGGCCTTTCCCTAGTGCTGAATGTGTGCTAAAAAAACGCTGAAATTCAGCAAATAGAAAATGCTCCTGCCAGGTCACCAGCAATGCTGTGGAAGTGTGACTCTCAGAAACCCTTTGTCATTCAGCAGGGGGAGGAATAAAATAGTATTGTCTCTTGATtgactgcttttcttcctttcacagGAGCTCGGGATAAAGCACCCTTTGCATCGGAAGAAGCTCCAGCTTGCTCTGCAGGCACTGGGatctgaagaggaaaacaaccACGGAAAACTGGATTACCACTGGGTTACCAGTAAGATTTTACTGAGTGCTGAAGCAGTGGCTTGGGATAGGGGTCCCTAATTGTGGCTAATTTGGGGCACTGAGGATGGGAGCAGTAAGTGCTGCCACTCTGACAGGAGTGTCTGTCCTGCCCTAGGGTGGCTGGATGACATTGGCCTGCCCCAGTACAAGACCCAGTTTGATGAGGGGAAGGTGGATGGACGCATGCTCCATTACATGAGTGTGGTGAGTAAAtggtttcttcctttcctgacaTCCTTTCTATGTTCTTGGCTCCTCAGTGTTCAAAAGGACCCCTTTAAACTCCAGTAAGTGTCCTGTGTTAATGCCAGTAGCTGTAATCTATAGAGATCAGATGCTACTGCTCACCTGCAAGCATTTCCTAAGTTCCTTCCATCTTTAGAGCTGCTAGGTTCAGGTGGAAGAGCAAACACCTGAGAGTGTGTTTGCAAGTAAAAAGAGTAAGCAAGAATCTGGACTCGTGCATGAGAAATGggcagtgctgagctgcagagTTGTGTGTCACACCGGTGTGCTCAGGCAGGGCTTGTACACCTTGTAAAGGTGTGCAGATGCTCTGGTTGCCATTCATGCTTTTGCTGTTCATGttgttattaattaattaatagaAGCAGATGGAATCCTTTTCTTCAGCGAGCAAGCATTCTATCAGCTTGCTTATTTACACGGATGCTTAGGTGAAGAAAACCCAAGCAAtttcctttgaagaaaattGCAGTTCTAAGAGCCAGCTTGTTTGAAAGCAGGTTACacttaacagcttttgcatttcaGAGTGCTTAGCACAGGCATCACCTCCCCACTTCACTGCCAGTCAGGTTTCCTTTGTGTGAGGGCTCAGGTAAGATGAGATAAGACCTTCCTTCTCTGGGGACACAAATGCAAATTGAACATCTCTAATATTAATTCTTTCTGTACGACAAAGAAGAAGTCAatcacagccctgctctctcaTGAACCATGAGTTACCTTTTCATGCCACTCTTGCATGTGTTTTGCATAGGTTTTACGTCATGgtttgcaattttatttattgtaagattgcttcttctccttcttAACCCTGGGAGGTGTGATGCCAGCAACCTCCATCGAGTTTGATGTTGTGTTGGGAGACTTTAGTACCATTGTCACTGCCCTTTAATTGTAGATCACTGGGGATATTTTAAGAGCAAGTTTAACCATCAAATTATGACAACAGATTTGCCataaataacaaacaaaatacgCAAAGTATTAAACTAATACTTGTTATGATCTTTTGAAGTTACTCCgactcaaaataaataatagggaacatttattattttataataaatgaAACAGCAAACCATGACATAGTAACCTAGTGTCAGATTCATCACAAAGTTAGCTGAACACAGTGGGATGTTTGGGTAAGCAAAGAATCTTGTCTTAAACATCTGACAAAATAGATTCCAGTGCTCATAACAAGTAGCTAAAACTGAAAGATTAAGCTAGGCTAACCCTGGAACAAGGGTGCATAAATTTATGTAAGTTAGCCAAATTGCACTTGGACTTCGAGACACTTTTCTTCTTCacccttttttaatttttttttttattctaaccATAGAGAATGTCCCAGTTATCAGGGTAATTTATTGTTTTCAGTTAAACTTCTAGCTGGACATTTGAGGTATTAAAACTTCTGGCAGGATTAAGTGCCAGGTGAGTCTAGTGCGTTGGTGCTGTCCTGTTGGCTCTTATCTTGTCACTGAGGAGGTTTCATCTcacccttttcccctccctgtaACCCAACATTTCTTGTACTAAGCTCTGTACTCTGTGTGAAAAACATCCCCCAGGAGCTGGTACAGTGCAACACaggaagtttttattttgggaCGGATGTTTTGATATGAATCACCTGTCTGATACATTAAAATCTTCCCCCCGATGTGTCAGATGTGCCATTTTAAGCCAGGGGCCAAAGCAGTCCCCTCCAGGAAGATGCTGGTCCCAGGAATAAGCAAGtctgtatttattaatttcctcTTGCTCTTTGACAGGATGACTTGCTGTCCTTGAAGGTCATCAGTGTCCTTCACCACCTCAGCATCAAAAGAGCCATTCAGGTTTTGAGAATAAACAACTTTGAGCCCAACTGCCTGCGCAGGAGGCCGTCTGATGAGGTACTGCTTTACGGGGGAGCTGTGAAGAGGAATCCTCTGGGGTTTTATCCTCGGTGTTTGATTCTTCCTGCTCGGCTCTCTCCTCCTATCTCCTcattctatttcattttttgtttcctgtttctcaGGTTGTTCTGTTAACCTCAAGCTCTGACATCACTTTCTTTTCTCTACCTGCCATGACCCCAAACTCATGTCCCCCTTTCCAAGTCTCCCGCTTCTCCTCCAAGCCAACAGCTGGCTCTTTTGGCCCAGTCTCTGATGCCCTGTCTGGAATGCAAATTGTCTTGAACTCAGAGCACTGTTGCCACGAGTCTTGTGCAACTCTCTGGAAAACCGATGGCTGTGTCaaaattttctgtgttaaagGAGCTTGGCCCCATTACCAGGCTGGAGACTGCCTTCACTGTGTTTTAGAAGCAGTGAATGCTGGGTAGGGCAATGGATGACAGACCAACCCAGACTCTTGGATTTCGATTCCCAATGTGTACCTGCAagaacagcacagcagctcatGAAGCCAGCTGAATTTTCAGCCCTACCAGTAGAAATGGCAAATAACCCTCGTGCCCAGCACAATAATCAAATGACCTGACACAcccctgcccaaggcagcaatccagacagatttttctcctcactGTAAATAGGATTGTATTCCTTAAGGGCAGGGGAGGTATGTTCCAATAAAGACTGGGGCTGGGATTCAGCTGGTTTTTGACATCCCCTGACCCGCCTGTCCCTCCTGTTGGCAGAATAATGTGACACCTTCCGAGGTCACCCAGTGGACCAACCACCGCGTGATGGAGTGGCTGCGCTCCGTGGACCTGGCAGAGTACGCGCCCAACCTGCGGGGCAGCGGCGTGCACGGGGGGCTGATGGTGAGCTCTCGGGGCGGCTTCTTccattttatggaaaaaaagatgtCTGGGAATCGCTGGGTCAACGTTCTGACATTGTATTTGCCGCAAACGCCTTTTCTGCTTATTCTGCTTAATAAGAAGTTTCTTACCTTATGGTTTAAAGGATATGAATGTCTTGAGGGGAAGTAGTGTGGTTTAATACTCTGTATTCCCCTCACAATTCCACTTTGGTATGGcattctcctcctcctgtcctACAGTGGTACTGTGCTGTTGGGCAGCTGCTTTCTGCCTTCCTAACCTGgatgtggttttcttttgtgtgggaAGCTTGTTACTTTTGTAAAATGTGGGATTACACTGTCAAACCAGGATTGTTTTTAATTGCTCTGGCATCACATACTCCAGACAAGAAACTTACACCTGCACAGGTTTGTTGTGGTGATTAGGAATTATATCCCTGCTCCAGATgttgtgtgtttattttccatGGTTTCTCTGGCTACCTTTTCCAGAATTGGAAGATGATGCTGGGTAAACATTTTGTGATAGCTTCACATGGTACTTCGGTTAAGGGTGGATCTATCTGTTCATTTCTTCTTACCTGCcaattttttcctatttataaCTCCAGAAGGAAAGCCTGGAGGTAGCATTTTAGGAATCCTTTAACTAGTTAACTCTCATTCCTCCTTCTTTGTTGTGTATTTCCtctaaaatacaaacaaaaatcccaaagcagcCTTAGGGAGTGACCAAGATAGGCCTGGATGTCCTTGAGATGTCATCAGACAGTGCTGGCCTCAGCTGGTCTCTCTGATTGGATTCCCAGGTTTTGGAGCCCCGTTTCAATGTAGAAACCATGGCCCAGCTGCTGAACATCCCACCCAACAAGACGCTGCTGAGGCGGCACTTGGCCACTCATTTCAACCTGCTGGTGGGGCAGGAGGCCCAGCAGCAGAAACGTGAAGCCATGGAGTCCCCAGACTACGTCCTCCTGACAGCAACTGCCAAAGTCAAGGTAGGCCCCTTGTTCTGGGAGGGGTGGGAGGTTCCAGGGAGGCATTTGGATCTCCGGTTTTATCCGTGCTGGGAGGGCACTTCAGTAAGATATGAGAAAAGGGGTTGGTCCTGAAAGAAAGAAGCATGAGAGCAGGACTGGCAGATCTGGGACACTTATGTCTACCATGGGCAGGCCACTTCTCAGCCTCTCTGACATGCACAGACAAGAGGTAGCGCTTGTGTTGTCCTTCTGTCTGTACTGAGATGTTTGGGAGGGAGACTTACTCTTCACAGACTCATGGTTTAATGTGGAATTTTTACCTCATTTGGGATTTGTTAAATGGTGGTGTCTTAACAGCGGTAGAATGAGAGGACACATTGTCCTTTCAGGTGCCACTGTCATGAAATCCTGAAGATCTGTGTAGGAGAGCACTGGGGTTTTGACCCTTTGTCATGGAAACACAAGAGGGCACAAGTAGGCCTGTTAAttctttgctgtttctctaaaTACTTGGCGAATTTCTTTTCGCTTTTAAGCCAAAGAAACTTACCTTCAGCAATTTTGGGAGCCTGAGGAAGAAGAAGCAGGATGATGTGGAGGAGTATGTGTGTCCCATGGAGCTGGGACGGGCATCTGGCAGTGGATCAAAGAAGGGCTTTAAGCCTGGCCTGGATATCCGAGtctatgatgatgatgatttggacaggctggagcaggtAAGTCAGTTCTAACAGTTCTGAGTCTTTGAGCTGTCAGGTTGGGTGGGAAAACCTTCCATTTCCCAGGGCAGTCTTCCTTTTGCTTCGGCCCGTGAAGGCCCTGACTTCTTGCTGTCACACAGCATTGGTGACAAAAGGGTCTGCTCCCCAGGAGGTCGAAGGTGTGAATGCAGCACTTTTAGGACCTGCTCTGGAGTAACTGTCCTCTCCTGACAGGCCGTGCTTCTCCCTTGGTCTGAGCATCTCAGGTGTAACCAGTAAATTGTGTGCTGCACCTGATTGTCACTGTTGTAGCAGGACAAGGACACAGAGTGGATTTAGATCTTAGGAGGTTTAGGATACTAGAAGAatgttcttccctgtgagggtggtgaggccctggcacaggctgcccagagagctctggctgccccatccctgaaagtgtccaaggccaggctggatggggctgtgaataacctgggatagtggaaggtgtccctgcctgtggcaggggatTGGATTGAaccaagatgatttttaaggtctcttccaacccaagccattctatgattccactCTGTGATACAAATAAGTTATTATTAATTCATGATTCATTATtcattctctgttttttttatAGATGGAAGATTCAGAAGGGACAGTGAGGCAAATAGGAGCGTTTTCTGAAGGCATCAACAACTTGACAGTAAGGCTGTGGATGGGGTCTGTGCAGTAGGGTCTCTGTTTCTGTGGGATGTGTGACCCCCTGGGCAGTCACTCGTGTTAAACAGTGTCAGTGAGGTCCTTTGGGTGTTCTCAGGGACAGAGGGCACAAGAAAACCAAGTGTTTCAGGAAGGTACCTGCCCATCCTGGTGGGGAGGTTTGGTGGCCTGTACTGGCTCCCCACAcactggggagggcaggggacacAGCCCCCATTGCCCATGGTCGGTGGGTTTCCAGGCTGCATTTTCTGGGTGGAAGCCCCGAGCCACTGgggccagcaggcagcagagagctggtTTTGCAGCAGGGTGGGTGAAAACCTCCCTCAGCAGAACAAAGCAGTGGCTGGCAGGCAGTGTTcgctgcccagcacaggacaggtAGCTGACTCCAGTTGTGAGATTgactcttccctcctttcctttccagcaCATGCTGAAGGAAGATGAGATGTTCAAAGACTTTGCCACTCGCTCTCCTAGCACCAGTATAACAGATGAGGACTCCAACGTGTGACAGTCACCGCCAGGCACTGACAAAGGCTCATTCTCCTGCGTGCAAGGACATCCCTGTTCCACGTGACAGGCAGCACATCATGTACTGTACATTGCTCTTGCTTCTGTTTGTTAGAAGTAACGCTGAGGGGTGGagaattttaaagagaaaaggagaaaaaacaaggTGCCTACCTAAGTTGCCATAAAAACCACCCAGACGCTGGTGAATGGTAATTGTTTTAACTCTATTTAATGTACAAACTGGTGATATGTTTCAGAGTGTTGCATTGAAATTGATGTGGTATGATAGTGCTGCTTTTGCTTATTCGTGGCCTCAGATAATCCTTTATACTGTTTGAAAAGAACAGAAGGTGTTAGGTGGAAGTGTTGCGTCTGTAGATACCGCGCATCCGCTCTCTCTGCGCTCTCAGCTGAAAA
This sequence is a window from Hirundo rustica isolate bHirRus1 chromosome 4, bHirRus1.pri.v3, whole genome shotgun sequence. Protein-coding genes within it:
- the PPFIBP1 gene encoding liprin-beta-1 isoform X17, whose product is MKTVMTSMEYSWDIHGHCVWLNKTNGHISGNGDVYQERLARLENDKESLVLQVSVLTDQVEAQGEKIRDLEFCLEEHREKLNATEEMLQQELLSRTTLETQKLDLMAEISTLKLKLTSVEKDRLDYEDRFRDTEDLIQEINELRLRVGEMDNERLQYEKKLKTTKDELSALKDKLEQKEAEVKRLHEKLVSKLKGEGIEVLDRDIEVQKMKKAVESLMAANEEKDRKIEELRQSLNRYKKVQDMVILAQGKKGKESESEDLNSGSVSMGLLDAPSVTDPEKSPSPTPVTASPIHDEFNVNIHEENSLQIHTSILQIPIPSFSSTSKSSETVAERLKTHPRPDPTSEMSEGRSTGSSPETHLCDSPVTSTLQKSSSLSSLRKEASEVDRDCAQKPSEQVKPPVEGNNFATLPPKSPSHGGAGDEDSFGTRKARSSFGRGFFKIKNNKRTASAPNLDRSRSASAPTLAETEKGSADHLDLAGLPPRPKEADSLQMTPPSPDSRKKARGIKKLFGRLKRSQSTTFNPDDMSETEFKRGGTRATAGPRLGWSRDLGQSHSELDMPFAKWTKEQVCNWLQDQGLGSYINNGRHWILSGQTLLQASQQDLEKELGIKHPLHRKKLQLALQALGSEEENNHGKLDYHWVTRWLDDIGLPQYKTQFDEGKVDGRMLHYMSVDDLLSLKVISVLHHLSIKRAIQVLRINNFEPNCLRRRPSDENNVTPSEVTQWTNHRVMEWLRSVDLAEYAPNLRGSGVHGGLMVLEPRFNVETMAQLLNIPPNKTLLRRHLATHFNLLVGQEAQQQKREAMESPDYVLLTATAKVKPKKLTFSNFGSLRKKKQDDVEEYVCPMELGRASGSGSKKGFKPGLDIRVYDDDDLDRLEQMEDSEGTVRQIGAFSEGINNLTHMLKEDEMFKDFATRSPSTSITDEDSNV
- the PPFIBP1 gene encoding liprin-beta-1 isoform X19; translation: MKTVMTSMEYSWDIHGHCVWLNKTNGHISGNGDVYQERLARLENDKESLVLQVSVLTDQVEAQGEKIRDLEFCLEEHREKLNATEEMLQQELLSRTTLETQKLDLMAEISTLKLKLTSVEKDRLDYEDRFRDTEDLIQEINELRLRVGEMDNERLQYEKKLKTTKDELSALKDKLEQKEAEVKRLHEKLVSKLKGEGIEVLDRDIEVQKMKKAVESLMAANEEKDRKIEELRQSLNRYKKVQDMVILAQGKKGKESESEDLNSGSVSMGLLDAPSVTDPEKSPSPTPVTASPIHDEFNVNIHEENSLQIHTSILQIPIPSFSSTSKSSETVAERLKTHPRPDPTSEMSEGRSTGSSPETHLCDSPVTSTLQKSSSLSSLRKEASEVDRDCAQKPSEVKPPVEGNNFATLPPKSPSHGGAGDEDSFGTRKARSSFGRGFFKIKNNKRTASAPNLAETEKGSADHLDLAGLPPRPKEADSLQMTPPSPDSRKKARGIKKLFGRLKRSQSTTFNPDDMSETEFKRGGTRATAGPRLGWSRDLGQSHSELDMPFAKWTKEQVCNWLQDQGLGSYINNGRHWILSGQTLLQASQQDLEKELGIKHPLHRKKLQLALQALGSEEENNHGKLDYHWVTRWLDDIGLPQYKTQFDEGKVDGRMLHYMSVDDLLSLKVISVLHHLSIKRAIQVLRINNFEPNCLRRRPSDENNVTPSEVTQWTNHRVMEWLRSVDLAEYAPNLRGSGVHGGLMVLEPRFNVETMAQLLNIPPNKTLLRRHLATHFNLLVGQEAQQQKREAMESPDYVLLTATAKVKPKKLTFSNFGSLRKKKQDDVEEYVCPMELGRASGSGSKKGFKPGLDIRVYDDDDLDRLEQMEDSEGTVRQIGAFSEGINNLTHMLKEDEMFKDFATRSPSTSITDEDSNV
- the PPFIBP1 gene encoding liprin-beta-1 isoform X18; this encodes MKTVMTSMEYSWDIHGHCVWLNKTNGHISGNGDVYQERLARLENDKESLVLQVSVLTDQVEAQGEKIRDLEFCLEEHREKLNATEEMLQQELLSRTTLETQKLDLMAEISTLKLKLTSVEKDRLDYEDRFRDTEDLIQEINELRLRVGEMDNERLQYEKKLKTTKDELSALKDKLEQKEAEVKRLHEKLVSKLKGEGIEVLDRDIEVQKMKKAVESLMAANEEKDRKIEELRQSLNRYKKVQDMVILAQGKESESEDLNSGSVSMGLLDAPSVTDPEKSPSPTPVTASPIHDEFNVNIHEENSLQIHTSILQIPIPSFSSTSKSSETVAERLKTHPRPDPTSEMSEGRSTGSSPETHLCDSPVTSTLQKSSSLSSLRKEASEVDRDCAQKPSEVKPPVEGNNFATLPPKSPSHGGAGDEDSFGTRKARSSFGRGFFKIKNNKRTASAPNLDRSRSASAPTLAETEKGSADHLDLAGLPPRPKEADSLQMTPPSPDSRKKARGIKKLFGRLKRSQSTTFNPDDMSETEFKRGGTRATAGPRLGWSRDLGQSHSELDMPFAKWTKEQVCNWLQDQGLGSYINNGRHWILSGQTLLQASQQDLEKELGIKHPLHRKKLQLALQALGSEEENNHGKLDYHWVTRWLDDIGLPQYKTQFDEGKVDGRMLHYMSVDDLLSLKVISVLHHLSIKRAIQVLRINNFEPNCLRRRPSDENNVTPSEVTQWTNHRVMEWLRSVDLAEYAPNLRGSGVHGGLMVLEPRFNVETMAQLLNIPPNKTLLRRHLATHFNLLVGQEAQQQKREAMESPDYVLLTATAKVKPKKLTFSNFGSLRKKKQDDVEEYVCPMELGRASGSGSKKGFKPGLDIRVYDDDDLDRLEQMEDSEGTVRQIGAFSEGINNLTHMLKEDEMFKDFATRSPSTSITDEDSNV